In Meleagris gallopavo isolate NT-WF06-2002-E0010 breed Aviagen turkey brand Nicholas breeding stock chromosome 3, Turkey_5.1, whole genome shotgun sequence, one DNA window encodes the following:
- the LOC104910491 gene encoding feather keratin 1-like has product MSCYDLCRPCSGGPTPLANSCNEPCVRQCQDSQVVIQPPAVLVTLPGPILSSFPQNTAVGSSSSAAVGSALNAQGVAISSGGFGFGGLGCFNGGRARYPC; this is encoded by the coding sequence atGTCCTGCTACGACCTCTGCCGCCCCTGCAGTGGGGGACCCACCCCGCTGGCTaacagctgcaacgagccctgtgtcaggcagtgccaggactcccaggtcgTCATCCAGCCTCCCGCCGTGCTGGTCACCCTGCcgggacccatcctcagctccttcccccagaacaccgccgtcggatcctcctCATCAGCTGCCGTGGGCAGCGCCCTCAACGCCCAGGGAGTGGCCATCTCCTCCGGCGGCTTCGGCTTCGGAGGCCTGGGCTGCTTCAACGGCGGCAGAGCCCGCTACCCCTGCTAA